A single Equus przewalskii isolate Varuska unplaced genomic scaffold, EquPr2 ChrUn-1, whole genome shotgun sequence DNA region contains:
- the GOLT1A gene encoding vesicle transport protein GOT1A isoform X2, translating into MNSLVSWQLLLFLCATSFRETLEEAAPVEQPRSTGRWLGPLALLAPWAQSPRCAEGMPDPVGRRPRAASLCPSPGSSTGPQRPGPCAPRSLRIPAPRGAALVRRAKLLPAYRWNSFGLRYGRRRAAPTAPTRVRARGAGAGGRTEGGGLEFLS; encoded by the exons ATGAACTCGCTGGTTTCGTGGCAGCTCTTGCTCTTCCTCTGTGCCACCTCCTTCAGGGAGACATTAGAAGAGGCGGCGCCCGTGGAGCAGCCTAGATCCACAG GCCGGTGGCTCGGACCCCTGGCGCTCCTGGCCCCCTGGGCGCAGAGCCCGCGCTGCGCGGAGGGGATGCCCGACCCCGTCGGGCGGCGCCCTCGGGCGGCCTCGCTGTGCCCGTCTCCGGGGAGCTCGACGGGACCCCAGCGGCCGGGCCCGTGCGCCCCCCGCAGCCTCCGGATCCCCGCGCCCCGGGGCGCCGCGCTCGTGCGGCGGGCGAAGTTGCTGCCCGCCTACCGCTGGAACTCCTTCGGGCTGCGCTACGGCCGGCGGCGGGCGGCCCCAACGGCACCGACGAGGGTCCGTGCgcgcggggccggggctgggggcaggacagagggagggggacTGGAGTTTCTGTCCTGA
- the GOLT1A gene encoding vesicle transport protein GOT1A isoform X1: MISITEWQTSGHFQDLHHLTKMNSLVSWQLLLFLCATSFRETLEEAAPVEQPRSTGRWLGPLALLAPWAQSPRCAEGMPDPVGRRPRAASLCPSPGSSTGPQRPGPCAPRSLRIPAPRGAALVRRAKLLPAYRWNSFGLRYGRRRAAPTAPTRVRARGAGAGGRTEGGGLEFLS, encoded by the exons cctCAGGGCACTTCCAGGACCTGCATCATCTCACCAAGATGAACTCGCTGGTTTCGTGGCAGCTCTTGCTCTTCCTCTGTGCCACCTCCTTCAGGGAGACATTAGAAGAGGCGGCGCCCGTGGAGCAGCCTAGATCCACAG GCCGGTGGCTCGGACCCCTGGCGCTCCTGGCCCCCTGGGCGCAGAGCCCGCGCTGCGCGGAGGGGATGCCCGACCCCGTCGGGCGGCGCCCTCGGGCGGCCTCGCTGTGCCCGTCTCCGGGGAGCTCGACGGGACCCCAGCGGCCGGGCCCGTGCGCCCCCCGCAGCCTCCGGATCCCCGCGCCCCGGGGCGCCGCGCTCGTGCGGCGGGCGAAGTTGCTGCCCGCCTACCGCTGGAACTCCTTCGGGCTGCGCTACGGCCGGCGGCGGGCGGCCCCAACGGCACCGACGAGGGTCCGTGCgcgcggggccggggctgggggcaggacagagggagggggacTGGAGTTTCTGTCCTGA